One bacterium BMS3Abin14 DNA segment encodes these proteins:
- the ccmC gene encoding heme exporter protein C produces the protein MKKIIDWSLPLAALFFIETALVLVFIYAPVEKSMGIVQKIFYFHLGSATAAFLSFTLVLVFSLVFLATRAPRWEILGLAAAETGVLFCTLVLMTGPLWARPVWGKWWVWDPRLTTTLILWFLYVGYLALRQAIPGYKGAVVSAVYGTLAFVDVPIVYFSIRWWRGIHPIVIRKGHVGLAAGMVPPLLISIAGFILLSLAIVRERAAIESTSRDIENLSRRIIHE, from the coding sequence ATGAAGAAAATAATCGACTGGTCCCTGCCCCTTGCGGCCCTTTTCTTTATTGAGACGGCCCTGGTCCTGGTGTTTATCTACGCTCCGGTGGAAAAGAGCATGGGGATTGTACAGAAAATCTTCTATTTTCATCTGGGAAGCGCCACAGCGGCATTCCTCTCGTTCACCTTGGTCCTGGTTTTTTCGCTTGTCTTCCTGGCAACGAGGGCGCCCAGGTGGGAGATACTGGGGCTGGCGGCTGCGGAGACAGGGGTGCTCTTCTGTACGCTGGTCCTTATGACCGGCCCTCTCTGGGCGCGGCCGGTGTGGGGAAAATGGTGGGTGTGGGACCCGCGGCTGACCACCACGCTCATCCTCTGGTTCCTGTATGTAGGCTATCTCGCCCTCAGGCAGGCCATCCCCGGATATAAAGGGGCCGTTGTGTCTGCGGTCTACGGGACCCTTGCTTTCGTGGACGTCCCCATCGTCTACTTTTCCATCCGGTGGTGGCGGGGGATTCATCCCATAGTGATCAGGAAAGGCCATGTCGGTCTGGCAGCCGGGATGGTGCCGCCGCTTTTGATCAGCATTGCCGGGTTCATTCTTCTCTCCCTTGCCATTGTGCGTGAGCGTGCGGCAATCGAGAGTACATCAAGGGATATTGAGAACTTGTCACGGAGGATTATCCATGAGTAA
- the rpe gene encoding ribulose-phosphate 3-epimerase, with protein MRSGEVLIAPSILSADFSRLCEEIQAVEEAGADIIHLDIMDGHFVPNITIGPVVLSSLRKCTDLPFDCHLMIENPDRFIEAFADAGADMISVHQEACTHLDRSLNLIRENGAKAGIVFNPATGMDQLRYTTDLVDYILLMSVNPGFGGQKFIPGSLGKLRDLTNLLDELKMDVQIEIDGGIRPENAGDVIEAGARILVAGSAIFHNPPYGEVISRMRNPVLVA; from the coding sequence ATGAGAAGCGGGGAAGTCCTCATTGCTCCATCCATCCTTTCCGCCGACTTTTCCCGGCTGTGCGAGGAGATACAGGCTGTGGAGGAGGCAGGAGCGGACATCATCCACCTTGACATTATGGACGGCCATTTCGTGCCTAATATCACCATCGGTCCCGTGGTTTTGTCCTCGTTAAGGAAGTGCACCGACCTGCCCTTCGATTGCCATCTCATGATTGAGAACCCCGACCGGTTTATAGAAGCCTTCGCTGACGCCGGCGCTGACATGATAAGCGTCCACCAGGAGGCATGTACTCATCTGGACCGGTCCTTGAACCTCATCAGGGAAAACGGCGCCAAGGCAGGGATAGTGTTCAACCCGGCCACGGGCATGGATCAGCTGCGCTACACGACCGATCTCGTCGATTATATCCTCCTGATGAGTGTTAACCCCGGATTCGGGGGCCAGAAATTTATTCCAGGGAGTTTAGGAAAACTGCGGGATCTGACGAACCTCCTCGATGAATTGAAGATGGATGTTCAGATCGAGATAGACGGCGGCATTCGACCTGAAAATGCCGGAGATGTCATCGAGGCGGGCGCCCGGATTCTCGTGGCAGGATCCGCCATATTTCACAACCCACCTTACGGGGAGGTCATCTCCAGGATGAGGAACCCCGTGCTGGTCGCATAA
- the yxlF_1 gene encoding putative ABC transporter ATP-binding protein YxlF, which produces MGAFLKAEGIVKRYGPLAALNGVGLDMEAGAALVLLGPNGAGKSTLLGVLAGRINPTSGTVRLQGKKIKHSREARALTGYLSHDSMLYSGLSAQENLVLYCRLYGVRGAAARVEEMLRLIGLWDRRDDLVGGFSRGMEQRLSIARSLLHDPSLLILDEPFSGLDYRSSKKLTDILASFRDGKRATLLSTHDLDAAGSLGNEVVVIHKGRIRYRGEAGDNLRELYLSLVMEEGL; this is translated from the coding sequence ATGGGAGCTTTCCTGAAAGCCGAGGGAATCGTCAAACGTTACGGGCCCCTTGCCGCACTGAACGGAGTGGGACTTGACATGGAGGCGGGAGCGGCCCTCGTTCTTCTGGGTCCTAATGGCGCCGGCAAGAGCACCCTGCTCGGTGTCCTCGCAGGGAGGATTAATCCTACTTCAGGCACCGTACGGCTCCAGGGAAAGAAAATTAAACACAGTCGGGAGGCCCGGGCCCTTACCGGATATCTTTCTCATGATTCCATGCTCTACAGCGGGTTGTCCGCGCAGGAAAATCTTGTTCTTTATTGCCGGCTGTACGGTGTCAGGGGCGCCGCGGCGCGGGTGGAGGAGATGCTTCGGCTCATCGGGCTCTGGGACCGGCGGGACGACCTGGTTGGCGGTTTTTCCAGGGGAATGGAGCAGCGGCTGTCAATCGCACGTTCCCTTCTCCATGATCCAAGCCTGTTGATTCTCGATGAGCCATTCAGCGGTCTGGATTATCGGTCCTCGAAAAAACTTACGGATATTCTCGCATCCTTTCGCGATGGAAAAAGGGCGACCCTGTTGTCGACGCATGACCTTGATGCCGCCGGTTCGCTGGGGAACGAAGTGGTTGTTATCCACAAGGGGCGGATACGGTACAGGGGCGAGGCGGGAGACAATCTCAGGGAGCTGTACCTCAGTCTCGTAATGGAGGAGGGTCTTTGA
- a CDS encoding serine dehydrogenase proteinase — protein MSFLNIIWILFLISAFSPLVARRVLESRRISTLRKIENSRGSRVIALIHRQETLSLFGFPLMRYIDIQDSEHVIRAIKMTDDSIPIDIILHTPGGLVLASEQIAHAILGHPSKVTVFIPHYAMSGGTLLALAADEICMDENAVLGPVDPQVGKYPAASIIHASESKPVDKVDDETLILADISRKAMKQVNRYVTRILEGKMKKPEAHKLARVLTSGQWTHDYPIAFDEAKEIGLPVSGGVPVEVFHYMTLFPQPSARRPSVQYIPIPYREAPHSGREK, from the coding sequence ATGAGCTTTTTAAATATTATCTGGATACTTTTCCTCATCTCTGCCTTCTCCCCGCTGGTTGCGCGCCGAGTTCTTGAATCCAGGAGGATCAGCACCCTGCGGAAAATCGAAAACTCCAGGGGCAGCCGTGTAATCGCCCTGATCCACCGCCAGGAGACCCTCAGCCTCTTCGGGTTTCCCCTGATGCGCTATATTGACATACAGGATTCGGAACACGTCATCCGGGCCATCAAGATGACCGACGACTCCATTCCCATCGACATCATCCTTCACACTCCAGGTGGGCTGGTGCTGGCTTCGGAGCAGATTGCCCACGCCATCCTGGGGCATCCATCCAAGGTAACCGTGTTCATCCCCCACTACGCCATGTCCGGCGGCACCCTGCTGGCCCTGGCTGCCGACGAGATCTGCATGGATGAAAACGCGGTCCTCGGGCCCGTTGACCCCCAGGTGGGGAAATATCCCGCGGCCTCCATCATCCACGCTTCGGAAAGTAAACCTGTCGACAAGGTGGACGACGAGACGCTCATCCTGGCGGACATAAGCCGCAAGGCCATGAAACAGGTTAACCGATATGTTACCAGGATCCTTGAGGGCAAAATGAAGAAGCCGGAAGCTCACAAGCTGGCCAGGGTGCTGACAAGCGGACAGTGGACCCACGATTACCCCATTGCCTTCGACGAAGCCAAGGAGATCGGTCTTCCCGTCTCAGGCGGAGTCCCAGTGGAGGTATTCCACTACATGACCCTCTTCCCGCAGCCTTCGGCCAGACGCCCCTCGGTGCAGTATATCCCCATCCCGTACAGGGAGGCCCCGCATTCGGGCCGGGAGAAGTAA
- a CDS encoding photosystem I assembly protein Ycf3, translated as MGNKNTFIVVIAALIVGLMVGILGPKLFGSRPAGTSVVSSEVPPQAPPPSANYTLKINELKNLLQNNPNNVGALIQLGNAYFDSNQYKKSINAYEKALALKPGNPDVLTDLGVMYRRNGQPGEAVRRFKEAIKVGPTHLQSRMNLGVVLLYDLKDPVGARAAFEDFLRISPSGPQADKVRGIIDSLPAPGK; from the coding sequence ATGGGAAACAAGAATACTTTCATCGTTGTGATAGCAGCTCTGATAGTGGGCTTGATGGTCGGCATTCTGGGGCCGAAGCTCTTTGGCAGCCGCCCGGCAGGGACCTCGGTGGTTTCTTCGGAGGTTCCTCCCCAGGCGCCTCCACCTTCCGCCAATTACACCCTCAAGATAAATGAGCTGAAAAACCTGCTGCAGAACAACCCCAACAACGTCGGGGCGCTTATCCAGCTGGGTAACGCATACTTCGACAGCAATCAGTACAAAAAGTCCATCAACGCCTATGAGAAAGCCTTGGCCTTAAAGCCGGGGAATCCGGACGTCCTGACCGATCTTGGGGTCATGTATCGAAGAAACGGGCAGCCCGGGGAAGCTGTCCGCCGGTTCAAAGAGGCAATCAAGGTTGGCCCTACCCATCTGCAGAGCAGGATGAACCTGGGCGTGGTGCTTCTGTACGACCTCAAGGACCCCGTCGGGGCGAGGGCCGCCTTCGAGGACTTCCTCAGAATCTCCCCTTCCGGCCCGCAGGCGGATAAGGTCCGCGGGATCATCGATTCCCTCCCCGCGCCGGGGAAGTAG
- the spk1 gene encoding serine/threonine-protein kinase PK-1, producing MNRFGILGKILLLASAMVLVTVLSAWVIFTFLTRGGEVTVPDVKGQEMGAALEILSRQKLGLSIAATDYDASVLPEHVISQDPDAGVRTRKNRIIRVVMSLGTRTVHVPNLAGLSLRRVELQLSQSGLKVGKVARAHLAETDSGTVISQAPLAGVFAARGQEVDVLLSEGAPVLTYLLPDLTGFPVEDVLATIRAWGLKAGRINNIESTDLPPGTVTATHPLPGSAVQEGQTVNLTVTTLPKPGKTFPIVLYQYVSPPGFIPHHLRLVLSAGQGASEVFSQMIEPGTSVTIPVPVPRTGILRAYVDGSLLEEKDVP from the coding sequence ATGAATCGTTTCGGCATCCTGGGCAAGATTCTTCTGTTGGCATCGGCGATGGTTCTGGTTACGGTCCTGAGCGCCTGGGTGATATTCACATTCCTGACACGCGGCGGAGAGGTGACCGTTCCTGACGTGAAGGGCCAGGAAATGGGCGCCGCCCTCGAAATACTGAGCCGACAAAAGTTGGGCCTCAGCATCGCCGCAACTGACTATGACGCATCCGTCCTGCCCGAACATGTAATCTCCCAGGACCCTGACGCCGGGGTCAGAACCAGGAAAAACCGTATCATCCGGGTTGTGATGAGTCTGGGAACCCGTACCGTGCATGTGCCGAATCTGGCAGGCCTGAGCCTGAGAAGGGTTGAGCTCCAGCTCTCCCAATCCGGCCTCAAGGTTGGAAAAGTCGCAAGGGCTCATCTCGCCGAAACCGACTCTGGTACTGTTATTTCCCAGGCGCCGCTTGCCGGGGTATTCGCAGCCCGGGGCCAGGAAGTGGATGTCCTCCTCAGCGAGGGCGCACCGGTCCTGACATATCTTCTCCCCGACCTCACCGGTTTTCCGGTGGAGGACGTTCTGGCAACAATCCGGGCCTGGGGGCTGAAGGCCGGTCGTATCAATAACATTGAATCCACCGACTTACCACCCGGTACCGTCACCGCAACTCATCCCCTTCCCGGTAGCGCCGTTCAAGAGGGCCAGACCGTCAACCTCACCGTCACGACCCTCCCAAAACCCGGTAAAACATTTCCGATAGTCCTTTATCAGTATGTCTCTCCACCGGGTTTCATTCCCCATCACCTCCGGCTCGTCCTGTCCGCCGGGCAGGGGGCTTCGGAGGTATTCAGCCAGATGATCGAGCCCGGAACCTCAGTGACAATTCCCGTCCCGGTCCCTCGGACCGGAATCCTGAGAGCCTACGTGGACGGATCGCTGCTTGAGGAAAAAGACGTTCCCTGA
- the rsmB gene encoding ribosomal RNA small subunit methyltransferase B has translation MKSKPGRKRPPEGARYSAWKILDEWEEGKSSLESIRERSFAHSLLSARDRALVMELTQGVVRHRLLLDHRIDALLDKPKNQLPEQVRNLLRLGIYQIIFLQKIPIHAAVNEIVRATKKTRYAGLTPLVNAVLRRASTAPQTSMPDPGMDPAGHMSLVNSMPRWLVDRLIDQWGISETRRILQATNHPGPMAIRVNTLKTDRDSLLEELDLLGLPARPGRISPDAILIERGIAPLTLSPFREGRCTVQDEGAQLIAPLLNPEPGEIMVDACAAPGGKAGHLAQIMGGSGSVIAVDRSSGRLQQMTRQALARLGINSVHLLAADVRSFPRLFSCPPDKILLDAPCSGTGVIRRHPEGKWRKDPEGIVDLIRMQNVLLKAAGDCLAPGGRLLYSTCSILQEENEEVVTRFLEEADFMLEDLRVRFGDLGPSLFTSRGELRTWPQLHNCDGFYAAMLVKKTRWAG, from the coding sequence GTGAAATCGAAGCCGGGCAGAAAACGGCCTCCTGAGGGAGCAAGGTACTCGGCATGGAAGATCCTCGACGAGTGGGAGGAGGGGAAGTCATCCCTCGAATCCATTCGTGAGAGGAGTTTCGCCCATTCCCTCCTGTCCGCCAGGGACAGGGCGCTTGTAATGGAACTGACCCAGGGCGTTGTCCGCCATCGGCTTCTGCTTGATCACCGCATAGACGCCCTGCTGGACAAACCCAAAAACCAGCTTCCTGAACAGGTTCGCAACCTTCTGCGGCTCGGTATATATCAGATCATTTTTCTTCAGAAAATCCCCATCCACGCCGCTGTGAATGAGATCGTCCGCGCTACCAAGAAGACAAGATACGCCGGGTTAACTCCGCTGGTAAACGCCGTGCTCAGGCGGGCCTCCACTGCTCCGCAGACTTCCATGCCCGACCCGGGGATGGATCCGGCGGGGCACATGTCACTGGTGAATTCAATGCCCCGTTGGCTGGTGGATCGCCTCATCGACCAATGGGGAATTTCTGAAACCCGCCGGATCCTCCAGGCAACCAACCACCCGGGCCCCATGGCCATAAGGGTCAACACCCTCAAAACGGACAGAGACAGCCTTCTGGAGGAGCTGGATTTACTTGGCTTGCCCGCCAGGCCCGGACGCATCTCCCCCGATGCTATTTTGATCGAGAGAGGCATTGCACCACTGACCCTTTCACCCTTTCGGGAAGGACGTTGTACCGTCCAGGACGAGGGGGCCCAGCTGATTGCCCCTCTTCTGAATCCTGAACCGGGGGAGATCATGGTCGACGCATGTGCGGCCCCCGGGGGAAAAGCAGGCCACCTTGCCCAGATTATGGGCGGCAGCGGTTCAGTCATCGCGGTGGATCGGAGCTCCGGCCGTCTACAACAGATGACGAGACAGGCCCTTGCCCGTCTGGGGATCAACTCGGTACACCTTCTTGCCGCCGATGTCCGAAGTTTTCCCCGGTTATTCTCCTGCCCGCCGGACAAGATTCTCCTTGATGCACCTTGCTCGGGCACCGGCGTTATAAGACGTCACCCTGAGGGAAAATGGAGAAAAGACCCTGAGGGCATCGTAGATCTCATACGCATGCAGAACGTGCTATTAAAGGCCGCCGGCGACTGTCTCGCTCCAGGTGGAAGGCTTCTTTATTCGACATGTTCCATTCTTCAGGAGGAAAACGAGGAGGTCGTGACCAGGTTCCTGGAGGAGGCCGATTTCATGCTGGAGGATCTCAGGGTCCGTTTCGGCGATCTGGGCCCGAGCCTTTTTACGTCCAGAGGTGAGCTGAGAACCTGGCCGCAATTACATAACTGCGATGGTTTTTATGCGGCCATGCTGGTTAAAAAAACACGCTGGGCGGGATAA
- the resA_4 gene encoding thiol-disulfide oxidoreductase ResA, protein MRRILFFVLPVVFIGGLAFLTACDRSPKKGEARALSGGALNFTLPSVDGSIVRLSDYRGKVILVDFWATWCPPCREMIPVLSEIHRKYSSRGVVVLGISLDNDGLQALGPFVVEHRIPYKILLGTDAVREAFGGISSIPTLFMVDRNGKLVRKMIGYHSVEELEGQLKNYL, encoded by the coding sequence ATGAGGCGTATCCTCTTTTTCGTTTTACCCGTTGTGTTTATCGGGGGCCTTGCATTCCTGACGGCCTGCGACAGAAGTCCCAAAAAAGGGGAAGCCCGGGCACTGAGCGGTGGGGCTCTCAATTTTACCCTTCCTTCAGTGGACGGCAGTATCGTCCGTCTTTCAGATTACCGGGGCAAGGTCATCCTCGTGGATTTCTGGGCGACGTGGTGCCCTCCGTGCAGGGAGATGATCCCGGTTCTTTCCGAGATTCACAGGAAATACTCCTCGCGCGGGGTCGTGGTGCTCGGGATCTCCCTCGACAATGACGGGTTGCAGGCGCTGGGGCCCTTCGTGGTGGAACACCGGATTCCCTACAAGATTCTCCTTGGAACCGACGCGGTCAGAGAAGCCTTCGGAGGCATCTCCTCCATTCCCACCCTTTTCATGGTGGACAGAAACGGTAAATTGGTAAGAAAAATGATAGGCTATCACTCCGTGGAGGAGCTTGAAGGCCAACTGAAGAATTATCTTTGA
- a CDS encoding CcmB protein, with protein MRGAMAIAWKDLVLEMRGREVIVLLSVFGFLILTLFSLSAQAGSPALTELAPGVLWITFLFAGVLGLGRTFDRERENGCFHGLLLSPADPVQIYWGKCLSTLIFILVFQALLWPVFTVLYGFSPIKGVFFAWAGFVLGDLGFVALGVLLSSMTIHLRSREMLLPLLLFPLCLPVLVGGVRCTTIALTGGDPGLAWIWLGRLMAFDVIFISLGTLLFPMVVEE; from the coding sequence TTGAGAGGGGCAATGGCGATTGCGTGGAAGGATCTTGTCCTTGAGATGAGAGGCCGGGAGGTAATCGTTCTCCTGTCCGTCTTTGGCTTTCTGATCCTGACCCTCTTCTCTCTCTCGGCCCAGGCGGGTTCACCCGCCCTGACGGAGTTGGCTCCCGGTGTTCTCTGGATAACCTTCCTTTTTGCCGGCGTCCTTGGTTTGGGCCGTACCTTCGACAGGGAGAGGGAGAATGGCTGTTTTCACGGCTTACTGCTGTCCCCTGCGGATCCTGTCCAGATCTATTGGGGAAAATGCCTTTCAACCTTGATCTTCATCCTTGTTTTTCAGGCCCTGTTATGGCCTGTGTTCACTGTGCTTTACGGTTTCTCCCCGATAAAGGGTGTGTTTTTCGCGTGGGCGGGATTCGTTCTCGGGGATCTGGGGTTCGTGGCCCTGGGGGTTCTCCTGTCCTCAATGACCATCCACCTGAGAAGCCGTGAGATGCTCCTGCCCCTTCTCCTGTTTCCGCTGTGTCTTCCCGTCCTGGTCGGTGGTGTGCGCTGCACAACTATCGCCCTTACCGGTGGCGATCCAGGCTTGGCCTGGATCTGGCTTGGACGTCTCATGGCGTTCGACGTTATATTCATTTCCCTGGGCACCCTCCTGTTCCCGATGGTTGTGGAAGAGTGA